The following are from one region of the Hymenobacter radiodurans genome:
- a CDS encoding putative porin: MPDISAPGEASRKPEYWGKAAARTGPITAEFYSTSYAPTLTEREFSGNHYEWNNYSRFENTFVNQLTGRLDQTLGKQRLQASVAVANISSLVYYNAQAEPAQLSEQRQLVIVGVRHRFQVGNFFADNQGTYTLGGDQEGLRIPSLVANAKVYYQGYIFKKALFGQIGTEYYYQSRFRAYDYSPSTQQFFVQDQFRIRRYSLLDAFVNIDIRTVSVFLKMAYLNQGLHRNGYFTTPYYTGLPRRFEVGLKWQFFD, from the coding sequence GTGCCAGACATTTCGGCGCCCGGCGAGGCGAGCCGCAAACCCGAATATTGGGGAAAAGCAGCCGCGCGTACCGGCCCAATTACGGCCGAGTTTTACAGCACTTCTTATGCTCCTACGCTCACGGAGCGCGAATTCAGCGGCAATCATTACGAGTGGAACAACTACAGCCGTTTCGAAAACACTTTTGTCAATCAGCTGACGGGCCGTCTCGATCAGACACTAGGCAAGCAGCGTTTACAAGCATCGGTGGCGGTGGCCAACATTTCGAGCCTTGTTTATTACAATGCACAAGCGGAGCCAGCCCAACTTTCTGAGCAGCGGCAACTGGTTATCGTTGGGGTGCGGCACCGCTTTCAGGTCGGTAACTTCTTTGCCGATAACCAGGGCACCTACACGCTGGGCGGCGACCAGGAAGGCTTGCGCATTCCTAGCTTAGTAGCCAATGCGAAAGTTTACTACCAGGGCTATATTTTCAAAAAGGCGCTGTTTGGGCAGATCGGAACGGAATATTATTACCAGTCGCGGTTTCGGGCTTACGATTATAGCCCCAGTACCCAGCAGTTTTTCGTGCAGGATCAGTTCCGAATTCGGCGTTATTCCCTGCTCGATGCCTTCGTGAACATCGATATTCGTACCGTGTCGGTATTCCTGAAAATGGCTTACCTGAACCAAGGCCTGCACCGCAACGGTTATTTCACCACGCCTTACTATACCGGGTTACCGCGCCGCTTTGAAGTGGGCCTGAAGTGGCAGTTTTTCGATTAA
- a CDS encoding sigma-54-dependent transcriptional regulator produces MPTGTLLIIDDEAPLRQAVARMLELEGYTVLQAPDARRGLETLQQHADEVLVILSDVKLPDGYGLDLLPRYKRKAPLAEVILLTAFGTIADGVRAMREGAFDYLTKGDSDDQLVVVVDRAVEKATLQRRVAELEKRVGVRYSFEAIIGRAPTLEQAKHTARQVALTDATVLLEGPTGAGKELFAQAIHQASPRVAKPFVALNCSAFPKELLESELFGYKKGAFTGAQTDKKGLFQEAHGGTLFLDEIGELDVTLQAKLLRVLETQEFIRLGDTKPTRVNVRLVAATNRNLRQETEQGHFRPDLYYRLSVVVVPVPPLSARRSDVPLLADYFLHYFAAKLRRRPLVLTPDALHALEQYAWPGNVRELKNVLERASILTPPDQPLTLDGLPLEVQLAALNAPHQPGAAPEDERSLRRAEKQHIQRVLLEVHHNKTEAARVLGVALTTLYRKIQDYGL; encoded by the coding sequence ATGCCCACTGGCACCTTGCTGATCATCGACGACGAAGCTCCTCTGCGCCAGGCTGTGGCCCGTATGCTGGAGCTGGAAGGCTACACCGTGCTGCAAGCGCCCGACGCCCGGCGCGGCCTGGAAACGTTGCAGCAGCACGCCGACGAGGTGCTGGTGATTTTGTCCGACGTGAAGCTGCCCGACGGGTACGGGCTCGACTTGCTGCCCCGCTACAAGCGTAAGGCGCCGCTGGCCGAAGTTATCCTGCTCACAGCTTTTGGCACCATTGCCGACGGGGTGCGCGCCATGCGCGAGGGCGCCTTCGATTACCTTACCAAAGGCGACTCCGACGATCAGCTGGTGGTGGTGGTAGACCGCGCCGTGGAAAAAGCGACTTTACAGCGCCGGGTGGCCGAGCTGGAAAAGCGAGTGGGCGTGCGCTACAGCTTCGAGGCCATAATCGGCCGCGCGCCGACCCTAGAGCAGGCCAAGCATACGGCCCGGCAAGTCGCCCTCACCGACGCTACGGTGCTGCTGGAAGGACCCACGGGCGCAGGCAAGGAGCTATTTGCCCAGGCTATTCACCAGGCCAGCCCGCGTGTCGCCAAGCCCTTCGTGGCCCTGAACTGTAGCGCTTTTCCAAAAGAGCTGCTGGAGTCGGAGCTGTTTGGCTACAAAAAAGGCGCCTTTACCGGTGCCCAGACCGATAAGAAAGGCTTGTTTCAGGAAGCCCACGGCGGCACCTTGTTTCTGGATGAAATCGGGGAGCTGGACGTGACCTTGCAGGCCAAGCTGCTGCGCGTGCTCGAAACCCAGGAGTTTATTCGCCTCGGCGACACGAAGCCCACCCGCGTGAATGTGCGCTTGGTGGCGGCCACCAACCGCAACTTGCGGCAGGAAACCGAGCAAGGCCACTTTCGCCCCGATTTGTACTACCGCCTCTCGGTGGTGGTGGTGCCCGTGCCGCCGCTCAGCGCCCGCCGCTCCGACGTGCCCCTACTGGCCGACTATTTCCTGCATTACTTCGCCGCCAAGCTGCGGCGGCGGCCCCTGGTGCTCACCCCCGACGCCCTGCACGCGCTGGAACAATACGCCTGGCCGGGCAACGTGCGCGAGCTGAAGAATGTGCTGGAGCGCGCCTCCATCCTGACCCCGCCCGACCAGCCCCTGACCCTCGACGGCCTCCCCCTGGAAGTGCAGCTGGCCGCCTTAAATGCCCCCCACCAGCCCGGCGCTGCCCCGGAAGATGAGCGCAGCCTGCGCCGGGCCGAGAAGCAGCACATTCAGCGCGTGCTGCTGGAAGTGCACCACAATAAAACCGAAGCCGCCCGCGTGCTCGGCGTTGCGTTGACCACCTTGTACCGCAAAATTCAGGACTACGGCCTGTAG
- a CDS encoding uracil-DNA glycosylase family protein translates to MSTFGARLLHFLTSFPLPTTLPDNVLAFSPYLQETPQALLTQFASRYYADNRPRVALLGINPGRLGNGRTGVAFTDPVALTACEISNALPQQREPSSQFVHEVIAALGGPAAFFDHFFLGSLYPLVLLREGRNYNYYDSPALTAALDPAIRLSLQLQVHDVGLRRDVAICLGRRNGEYLTRWNQELQLFDQIQILDHPRYLMQYKRRELAAHVAHYVAVLTTASQ, encoded by the coding sequence ATGTCCACCTTCGGCGCTCGTCTCCTGCACTTTCTGACCAGCTTTCCCCTACCCACAACGCTGCCCGACAATGTACTGGCTTTCAGCCCTTACCTACAGGAAACTCCCCAAGCGTTACTCACGCAATTTGCCAGCCGCTACTACGCCGACAATCGGCCGCGGGTGGCGCTGCTCGGCATTAATCCGGGCCGTTTGGGCAATGGTCGCACTGGGGTAGCTTTCACCGATCCAGTGGCTTTAACCGCCTGCGAAATCTCAAATGCGCTGCCGCAGCAGCGGGAGCCGTCGAGTCAGTTTGTACACGAAGTAATAGCGGCTTTAGGCGGGCCGGCGGCTTTCTTCGACCACTTCTTTCTGGGCTCGCTCTATCCCTTGGTGCTTTTGCGCGAAGGCCGCAACTACAACTATTACGACTCGCCTGCCCTCACCGCTGCCCTGGACCCCGCCATCCGTCTTTCCTTGCAGCTCCAGGTGCACGATGTGGGCCTGCGCCGCGACGTAGCCATCTGTCTGGGCCGCCGCAACGGGGAATATCTCACGCGCTGGAATCAGGAATTGCAGCTGTTCGACCAGATTCAAATTCTGGATCACCCGCGCTACCTGATGCAGTACAAGCGCCGCGAATTGGCCGCGCACGTGGCTCATTACGTGGCGGTATTAACGACCGCAAGCCAATAA
- a CDS encoding porin, translating into MKYLLTTSLVLIASLTLAQTTPAPDSTLAVPAAAAPAAAQPNPLTFYGFIDGYYGYDFRSNDTQDRPSFLYSHDRQNEFTVNNTILGMRYQDDKVRGAVGLHAGSYVTANYAAEDQVFKHIYEAYAGFRPFRKAWLDVGIFGSHIGFESAISKDNWTLTRSLMAENSPYYEAGGRFTYEIAPQLTLTGLVLNGWQNIRDNNQAKALGTQIQWKPGQGKLLINSSGFYGQEQPQDSVRRRRYFHNFYASYTATSRLSLALVFDVGKQENERRGAKADTWHTGAAFIRYKLAEQWNTTLRGEYYRADRGVVISSISPMVGAPGFTVHGASLNLDYAPTGNVFFRVEGRVLNARATIFQQKDGATSDSYGNVTSSIAVSF; encoded by the coding sequence ATGAAATACCTCCTCACTACTAGCCTGGTTCTGATTGCCAGCCTAACGCTGGCGCAAACCACGCCCGCTCCCGACTCTACGCTGGCCGTGCCGGCAGCGGCGGCTCCGGCGGCGGCGCAACCCAATCCACTAACCTTTTACGGCTTTATCGACGGCTATTACGGCTACGATTTCCGGAGCAACGACACCCAGGACCGCCCCAGCTTCCTGTACTCGCACGACCGCCAGAACGAGTTTACGGTGAATAATACTATCCTCGGGATGCGCTACCAGGATGACAAGGTGCGCGGGGCCGTGGGCCTGCACGCCGGCTCCTACGTAACGGCCAACTACGCCGCCGAGGACCAGGTATTTAAGCACATCTACGAAGCGTACGCTGGCTTTCGGCCGTTCCGCAAGGCTTGGCTCGACGTCGGTATTTTTGGCTCCCACATTGGCTTTGAGTCGGCCATCAGCAAAGACAACTGGACGCTAACCCGCTCGCTTATGGCTGAGAATTCGCCTTACTACGAGGCTGGGGGGCGTTTTACCTACGAAATTGCCCCCCAGCTCACTCTCACTGGCCTGGTGCTGAACGGCTGGCAGAATATCCGCGATAATAACCAGGCAAAAGCTCTTGGCACCCAGATCCAGTGGAAGCCCGGCCAGGGCAAGCTGCTCATTAACAGCAGCGGCTTTTATGGCCAGGAGCAGCCCCAGGATTCGGTGCGCCGGCGCCGCTACTTCCACAACTTCTATGCGAGCTACACCGCCACCAGCCGCCTCTCGCTGGCCCTGGTGTTTGACGTGGGCAAACAGGAAAACGAACGGCGCGGCGCCAAAGCCGACACCTGGCATACCGGCGCGGCCTTCATCCGCTATAAGTTGGCGGAGCAGTGGAACACCACCCTGCGGGGCGAGTACTACCGCGCCGATCGGGGCGTCGTTATCAGCTCCATTTCGCCCATGGTCGGTGCCCCTGGTTTCACCGTGCATGGCGCCTCCCTCAACCTAGACTACGCGCCCACCGGCAACGTATTTTTTCGAGTAGAAGGCCGCGTACTGAACGCTAGGGCCACTATCTTTCAGCAAAAAGACGGGGCAACGTCGGACAGCTACGGCAACGTCACGTCCAGCATTGCCGTGTCTTTTTAA
- a CDS encoding HAMP domain-containing sensor histidine kinase, whose amino-acid sequence MTVKTKITCGFLALLTLLVALGGYAFYTTQRLDRNSRNILKANFYSVQLGQQMLRALDQMEVDSVAADGLRQFRRSLTREAGNITEPGEQELVDSLTQHLADYQRLFDNTAAPPRPAALGQLRRQTHRMMELNMNALVGKNDRANAAAARAGRYLLAFIAFSVLGALVLVLSVPEAAVGPLRQLQASIEHATNQDFSATIPVGSRDEFGRVAQAFNRMLVQLNNYRSSTLAQLVTERNRAASIVNSLDEGLLLLDQNRTVLLANPVACQLLGLAVEQLVGRQAAEVAQQNDLLRELLKPLDAPGREAAAADAPLLTITQNGEEAYYRPAVQDLVSFNQALDQVEFVGQILTLRNVSDFKRLDQVKSNFLATVSHELKTPLSSMNINLKLLLDERLPAEERLRITASIRQETQRLQRMVGELLAVSRLDSGAGIQLDVRATSLTDVVHYATATVQAQLDDKRLRLDLQLPPDLPAARADVEKTTWVLINLLANAIRYSPSNETLTVRAAAVGNQVQVSVQDHGPGIAAEHHERIFQRFAQLPDKAGYRGGSGLGLSIAREFITTQGGRLWVESELGSGSTFRFTLPAA is encoded by the coding sequence ATGACCGTCAAAACCAAGATTACTTGCGGTTTCCTGGCCCTGCTGACCCTGCTGGTGGCGCTGGGCGGGTACGCGTTTTACACAACGCAGCGCCTGGACCGCAACTCGCGCAACATCCTGAAGGCCAACTTCTACTCCGTCCAGCTGGGTCAGCAGATGCTGCGGGCCCTCGACCAGATGGAAGTTGATTCGGTCGCGGCGGACGGCCTGCGGCAGTTCCGACGGAGTCTCACCCGCGAAGCTGGCAACATCACCGAGCCGGGCGAACAGGAGCTGGTGGACAGCCTCACCCAGCACCTAGCCGACTACCAGCGCCTCTTTGACAACACCGCCGCGCCGCCGCGCCCGGCCGCGCTAGGGCAGCTGCGTCGCCAAACCCACCGCATGATGGAGCTGAACATGAATGCGCTGGTGGGTAAAAATGACCGGGCCAACGCCGCCGCAGCGCGGGCGGGCCGCTACTTGTTGGCTTTTATTGCCTTCAGCGTGCTGGGGGCGCTGGTGCTCGTGCTGAGCGTGCCGGAGGCAGCCGTGGGGCCCTTACGCCAGCTGCAAGCCAGCATCGAGCACGCTACGAACCAAGACTTTTCGGCGACCATTCCGGTGGGGAGCCGCGACGAGTTTGGGCGAGTAGCCCAGGCATTCAACCGGATGCTGGTGCAGCTCAACAACTACCGCAGCTCCACGCTGGCCCAGCTCGTGACCGAGCGCAACCGCGCGGCCAGCATCGTGAACAGCCTGGATGAGGGCCTGCTCCTGCTCGACCAGAACCGGACCGTACTGCTGGCTAATCCCGTGGCTTGTCAGCTCCTGGGCTTGGCGGTCGAGCAATTGGTGGGCCGCCAAGCCGCCGAGGTGGCCCAGCAAAACGACCTGCTGCGCGAGCTGCTCAAACCCCTGGACGCCCCCGGCCGTGAGGCGGCTGCGGCCGATGCGCCCCTGCTCACCATCACCCAAAACGGCGAAGAAGCCTATTACCGCCCGGCCGTGCAGGACCTGGTTTCCTTCAACCAAGCTCTTGACCAGGTGGAGTTTGTGGGGCAAATTCTTACGCTGCGCAACGTTTCCGACTTCAAGCGCCTGGATCAGGTGAAGTCCAACTTCCTGGCAACGGTTTCGCACGAGCTGAAAACGCCCTTATCCAGCATGAATATCAACCTTAAGCTGCTGCTGGATGAGCGCCTGCCCGCCGAGGAGCGCCTGCGCATCACGGCCAGTATCCGCCAGGAAACCCAGCGCCTGCAACGCATGGTGGGCGAGCTGCTCGCCGTGTCGCGCCTCGACAGCGGGGCGGGCATTCAGCTGGACGTGCGGGCCACTAGCCTGACTGACGTGGTGCACTACGCTACGGCTACGGTGCAGGCCCAGCTCGACGACAAGCGCCTCCGCCTCGACCTGCAATTGCCCCCCGACTTGCCCGCCGCCCGCGCCGACGTGGAGAAAACCACTTGGGTGCTCATCAACCTGCTGGCCAACGCCATCCGCTACTCACCGAGCAACGAAACGCTCACCGTGCGCGCCGCGGCCGTGGGCAACCAGGTGCAAGTCAGCGTGCAGGACCACGGCCCCGGCATTGCCGCCGAGCACCACGAGCGCATCTTCCAGCGCTTCGCCCAGCTTCCCGACAAAGCCGGCTACCGGGGCGGCTCCGGCCTGGGGCTGAGCATCGCCCGCGAATTCATCACCACCCAAGGTGGCCGGCTGTGGGTGGAAAGCGAACTGGGTTCGGGCAGCACATTTCGCTTCACGCTACCCGCCGCCTGA
- the kdpF gene encoding K(+)-transporting ATPase subunit F → MMVALFVLSLAAFGYLVYVLLKPEHF, encoded by the coding sequence ATGATGGTCGCCCTTTTTGTCCTGTCGCTGGCCGCCTTCGGCTACTTGGTGTACGTGCTGCTGAAGCCGGAGCACTTTTGA
- the kdpC gene encoding potassium-transporting ATPase subunit KdpC: MKTHLLPAFRLTLVLLVVCCSVYPLLVWSGAQLAPNQGQGETISHNGRVVGFANVGQKFDRPEYFNSRPSAVDYNASGSAGSNKGPSNPDYLREVHTRAGALLQQNPTLQFGQIPGELVTASGSGLDPHLSPAGAYAQVARVARLRGLPAGRVRALVAAHVEEPLIVFFGPAKVNVLRLNLALDKLHPRT; encoded by the coding sequence ATGAAAACTCATCTTCTTCCCGCTTTCCGTCTTACGCTGGTGCTCCTGGTGGTCTGCTGCTCGGTGTACCCACTGCTGGTGTGGTCCGGCGCGCAGTTAGCTCCTAATCAGGGCCAGGGCGAAACCATCAGTCACAACGGCCGCGTGGTGGGCTTTGCCAACGTAGGCCAAAAATTCGACCGGCCCGAGTACTTCAACTCGCGGCCCTCCGCCGTGGACTATAACGCCAGCGGCTCGGCGGGTTCCAACAAAGGGCCCAGCAACCCTGACTACCTGAGAGAGGTGCACACCAGAGCAGGTGCTTTGCTGCAACAAAACCCCACGCTGCAGTTTGGGCAAATTCCGGGCGAGCTAGTCACGGCCAGCGGCTCAGGCCTCGACCCGCACCTCTCGCCGGCCGGGGCCTACGCCCAGGTGGCGCGGGTGGCCCGCCTGCGGGGCTTACCTGCGGGGCGCGTGCGGGCCTTGGTAGCGGCCCACGTGGAAGAGCCACTGATTGTGTTCTTCGGGCCCGCCAAAGTAAACGTACTCCGCCTGAATCTGGCGCTCGATAAGCTCCACCCCCGTACATAG
- a CDS encoding sensor protein KdpD, which yields METPNGELRDQSAERFLRLVQQRRRGRLKVYLGLAAGVGKTYRMLQEARELRQHGVDVVLGYVETHNRPDTVAQLRDLPVVPRKTLFYKGRALEEMDVQAIVQRWPAVVVVDELAHSNVIGSKNEKRWQDVEELVKAGISVITAVNVQHLESLHDQVLKITGTDVTERVPDQVLKQADEVVNVDLTVGELRARLEEGKIYEPQKVPTALQNFFRAENLLQLRQLAVREVALLLERQIESDAGGAAALAPKRRNTDYLLACINSNAPAAREIIRKTSRLADRLSVAGWYVLYVQTGYEAADRINLATQRHLLHNLQLATELGAHILRVKDDDVVGTITRVAREKNVTLLVCGVTRAKSGWERITRRSITTDLIRAVARADWDLDIFLVTY from the coding sequence ATGGAAACCCCCAACGGCGAGCTGCGCGACCAATCCGCCGAGCGGTTTTTGCGCTTGGTGCAGCAGCGGCGGCGCGGACGCCTGAAGGTGTATCTGGGGCTGGCCGCGGGCGTGGGCAAAACCTACCGCATGCTCCAGGAGGCCCGCGAGTTGCGCCAGCACGGCGTGGATGTGGTGCTGGGCTACGTGGAAACCCACAACCGCCCCGATACCGTAGCCCAGCTGCGCGATTTGCCCGTGGTCCCGCGCAAAACCCTGTTTTACAAAGGCCGCGCCCTCGAAGAAATGGACGTGCAGGCCATTGTGCAGCGCTGGCCGGCGGTGGTTGTGGTGGATGAGCTGGCCCACTCTAACGTGATAGGCTCCAAAAATGAGAAGCGCTGGCAGGACGTGGAAGAGCTGGTAAAGGCCGGCATATCGGTGATTACGGCCGTAAATGTGCAGCACCTGGAGAGCCTGCACGACCAGGTGCTCAAAATAACCGGCACCGACGTGACCGAGCGTGTGCCCGACCAGGTACTCAAGCAGGCCGACGAGGTAGTGAACGTAGACCTGACGGTAGGCGAGCTGCGCGCCCGCCTCGAAGAGGGGAAAATCTACGAGCCGCAGAAGGTACCTACGGCGCTGCAGAACTTTTTTCGGGCCGAAAACCTGCTCCAGCTGCGGCAGTTGGCCGTGCGCGAGGTGGCCCTGCTGCTGGAGCGGCAGATTGAGTCCGACGCCGGGGGCGCCGCGGCCCTGGCCCCTAAGCGCCGCAACACCGATTACCTGCTGGCCTGCATCAACTCCAACGCCCCCGCCGCCCGCGAAATTATCCGCAAAACCTCCCGCCTCGCCGACCGGCTCTCGGTGGCCGGCTGGTACGTGCTCTACGTGCAGACCGGCTACGAAGCCGCCGACCGGATTAACCTGGCCACCCAGCGTCACTTGCTGCATAATCTTCAGCTGGCCACCGAGTTGGGCGCCCACATTCTGCGGGTGAAAGACGACGACGTGGTGGGCACCATTACCCGCGTCGCCCGCGAAAAGAACGTTACCCTGCTCGTGTGCGGCGTCACGCGCGCGAAGAGCGGTTGGGAGCGGATTACCCGCCGGAGCATTACCACCGACCTGATTCGCGCCGTCGCCCGCGCCGACTGGGACCTGGATATTTTTTTAGTGACCTATTAA
- the miaE gene encoding tRNA-(ms[2]io[6]A)-hydroxylase, with translation MEQESKEKTILKLKLNTDPRWVDIASKNIEDILVDHAYCEQKAASTGISLIVKYPEKTRLVDELTELVAEEWAHFERVLHELRKRGYELGRPRRDEYVVQLMAHVRKGGARERQLMDQLLVSALIEARSCERFKLLWKHIPDPDLSKFYYELMVSEAGHFVSYVELAKEYCDKQTVDERLQELLKIEGEIVTNLPVRDDRMH, from the coding sequence ATGGAACAAGAGTCAAAAGAAAAAACCATCCTCAAGCTCAAGCTGAATACCGACCCGCGCTGGGTGGATATTGCCAGCAAGAACATCGAGGATATTCTCGTCGACCATGCCTACTGCGAGCAAAAGGCTGCCAGCACGGGCATTAGCCTGATTGTGAAATATCCCGAAAAAACGCGGCTGGTTGACGAGCTGACGGAGCTGGTAGCCGAGGAGTGGGCCCACTTCGAGCGGGTGCTGCACGAGTTGCGCAAGCGGGGCTATGAGCTAGGGCGTCCGCGCCGCGACGAGTACGTAGTACAGCTGATGGCGCATGTTCGCAAGGGCGGCGCCCGTGAGCGGCAGCTGATGGATCAGTTGCTGGTAAGCGCGCTGATAGAAGCCCGTAGCTGCGAGCGGTTTAAGCTGCTGTGGAAGCATATCCCTGATCCCGATTTGTCAAAGTTTTACTACGAGCTAATGGTATCGGAGGCTGGTCACTTCGTGAGCTACGTGGAACTTGCCAAGGAATATTGCGACAAGCAGACGGTGGATGAGCGCCTGCAGGAGCTACTAAAAATCGAGGGGGAAATTGTAACAAACCTCCCCGTGCGCGACGACCGGATGCACTAA
- the lpxK gene encoding tetraacyldisaccharide 4'-kinase — translation MPPFLVLLLLPFAWLYAGVMAVRNWLYDKGLKPSFAFEIPLISVGNLRVGGTGKTPHVAWLVTELRAQGAKPAILSRGYGRRTKGFRLADTAATAATIGDEPLQHYQDFGGQIPVAVAEDRRAGLTQLLAACPDLTTVVLDDAYQHRRVRPALSILLTEQQRPFYTDYVLPAGRLRESRAGARRADAVIVTKCSETLTPAQREEITHQVRRYARPDVQVLFSTYAYGEPVALGSLKKPPGIDIVLLTGIAQPEPLRVYLAAAGYRIRHHASYSDHHAFTAADVAALAAQLQPGQCVFTTQKDAVRLLEPSLRAAVAPLPVFYIPITVQFLADDATRLRQLLSPYFQPQAVV, via the coding sequence ATGCCACCATTTCTGGTTTTGTTGCTGCTTCCGTTTGCCTGGCTTTACGCCGGGGTAATGGCCGTGCGCAACTGGTTGTATGATAAAGGCTTGAAGCCATCATTCGCTTTTGAAATACCGTTGATAAGCGTTGGAAACCTGCGCGTGGGGGGCACCGGAAAAACGCCGCATGTGGCCTGGCTGGTAACCGAACTGCGGGCTCAGGGAGCAAAACCTGCCATCCTAAGCCGGGGCTACGGGCGTCGTACCAAGGGGTTCCGCCTAGCCGATACCGCCGCCACCGCCGCCACCATCGGCGACGAGCCGTTGCAGCATTATCAGGACTTTGGGGGGCAAATTCCGGTGGCAGTTGCCGAAGACAGGCGGGCGGGATTAACTCAGTTGCTAGCTGCTTGCCCTGATCTAACAACCGTGGTGCTGGACGATGCCTATCAGCACCGGCGCGTACGTCCCGCGCTCAGCATTCTGCTTACCGAGCAGCAGCGCCCGTTTTATACCGACTATGTGCTGCCCGCCGGGCGTCTGCGCGAAAGCCGTGCCGGGGCCCGCCGTGCCGATGCTGTGATAGTCACCAAGTGTAGCGAGACGCTAACTCCAGCCCAGCGCGAGGAAATAACCCACCAAGTTCGGCGCTATGCCAGACCCGACGTGCAGGTTCTTTTTTCAACCTATGCCTACGGCGAGCCCGTGGCCTTGGGCAGCCTGAAAAAGCCCCCCGGCATTGATATCGTGCTGCTCACGGGCATTGCGCAGCCCGAACCGCTACGGGTATATCTGGCGGCCGCTGGCTACCGTATCAGGCACCACGCCAGCTACTCCGACCACCACGCCTTCACCGCGGCCGATGTGGCCGCTCTGGCTGCACAATTACAACCCGGTCAATGCGTTTTTACCACCCAGAAGGACGCCGTGCGCTTGCTCGAACCAAGCTTGCGGGCGGCGGTAGCGCCGTTGCCTGTCTTTTACATCCCGATTACCGTACAGTTTCTGGCCGATGACGCCACCCGGCTGCGGCAATTGCTTTCTCCCTACTTTCAGCCCCAAGCTGTTGTCTGA
- a CDS encoding putative porin: MPDCSESARGLPASRLFRWLTGLLLVLGGFFDPLTAQAQVVDDTTKTLYGAKTTFVIREADVLREKHEGRMVDTTLVGMQQARNWYHDSTFQQDLGNGGTASRRLLWEPNTQLGARLGRNVFDKYMRNSATIPYYDTRSPYTFFRFVQGGTGEQVFELSYSRSIKRNANVGFAYERFSSNKIFTDVGAEGLTRHSGVLFFVRYQTTDDRYHLLFNVNTARHEAIEQGGIVPQPEDISDDNRIVTENLFEYDDERVWLTQARNRDDRDRIHLAQTYRLLGKGLTAFHVMDISRQTNRYNDDQIPRGTTEPLYYPRTRLSPNVTNDRATFEQAENSVGVLGATKLVEYRLYGRHRLARLSTSSRIEETVAEDNVPIRTYNQIFLGAMRPSATAYLG; encoded by the coding sequence GTGCCCGACTGTTCAGAATCTGCCCGTGGGCTGCCTGCTAGCCGGCTCTTTCGCTGGCTCACGGGGCTATTGCTAGTGCTGGGGGGCTTTTTTGACCCACTTACAGCGCAGGCCCAGGTTGTCGACGACACCACCAAAACACTCTACGGCGCCAAAACCACCTTCGTCATTCGGGAGGCCGACGTGTTGCGCGAAAAGCACGAAGGCCGCATGGTGGATACTACGTTGGTTGGGATGCAGCAGGCCCGCAACTGGTACCACGACAGCACTTTTCAGCAGGACCTCGGCAACGGCGGCACGGCCTCGCGCCGCCTGCTCTGGGAGCCAAATACCCAGCTTGGCGCCCGTCTGGGCCGCAATGTATTTGATAAGTACATGCGCAACTCGGCCACCATTCCGTACTATGATACCCGCTCGCCCTACACGTTTTTTCGCTTCGTGCAGGGCGGTACCGGCGAGCAGGTATTTGAGTTGTCGTACAGCCGGAGCATTAAGCGCAACGCCAACGTGGGCTTCGCTTACGAGCGGTTCTCTTCCAACAAGATCTTTACAGACGTAGGTGCGGAAGGCCTAACCAGACATTCAGGGGTGCTCTTTTTTGTGCGCTATCAAACCACCGACGACCGGTATCATCTACTTTTCAATGTGAATACTGCCCGGCATGAAGCCATCGAGCAGGGTGGTATTGTACCCCAACCCGAGGATATCAGTGATGATAACCGCATCGTGACCGAGAACCTGTTCGAGTACGACGATGAGCGGGTGTGGCTAACGCAAGCCCGAAACCGCGACGACCGCGACCGTATCCATCTAGCACAAACCTATCGGCTGCTGGGTAAAGGTCTCACGGCTTTCCATGTGATGGACATCAGCCGCCAGACCAACCGCTATAACGATGACCAGATTCCGCGCGGTACGACGGAGCCCCTTTATTACCCGCGCACCCGCCTGAGCCCCAACGTCACGAACGACCGGGCGACGTTTGAGCAAGCGGAGAACAGCGTAGGGGTACTGGGAGCTACAAAGTTGGTGGAGTACCGGCTGTACGGTCGCCACCGGCTGGCGCGGCTGTCTACGAGTAGCCGGATTGAGGAAACCGTGGCGGAAGATAATGTGCCCATACGCACCTACAACCAGATATTTCTGGGGGCAATGCGGCCTTCCGCTACCGCATATTTGGGGTAG